In Nostoc edaphicum CCNP1411, the sequence ATCAGTAAAATGTTATTTAGGACAATTAAATCAGGTGTTTATGAATATTATTGCCAATGCAGTTGACGCTTTAGAAGAAGCAAATATAGGTCGTAGCTTTTTAGAAATTCAAGAAACACATCCCAATGTTATTACTATAGAAACTTATCTACAAGTAGATAATGAAAACGTAGTAATTAATATTAAAGATAATGCCAAAGGCATGACGGAAGAAGTGAAAAAATCTATTTTTGAGAATTTATTTACTACCAAGTCTGTAGGAAAAGGTACGGGATTAGGATTATCTATTAGTCGGCAAATTATAGTAGAAAATCATGGTGGAAGTTTGACTTGTGAATCAGTCTTAGGAGAAGGAACACAATTTATAATTTCTATTCCCATTTTAGGAGAATAGGTAACTTCTGATAGTTGTAGCCGCAGAACCCCGATTTTTTTAAGATTTCGGGGAACTTATCAAGAATTATTTAGGATTGATATAGTGATTATATTTGATTTCTGGCGCTTGGTAAAATAAAATTTATCTGGCGATTCATAAAACTATGTAAGTAGTAAGTCTATTACTTAATCAAATCAACACAAACTTAGTTATAATTAACACTTAAAATTGGTAAAACACCTGCTATAACTAGTTGTATACATCAAATCGTGTCCTAGTTTTATCATTTACTATAAAACAGATTTTCTGGCTTACACAAAATGTAATTGCTAGCAAAGTATGCAAATATTTTAGCCGTTTTCAATGAGCTAAAAATATTAGCCAAAGTTTTAGTTTATGGTAAAGTGCAAGATGCGGAAATAGTAAAAATTAAGGTGGATATACTGTGGAAAAAAGAAGAGACAATGGGCGAATAGTTACAAATGCTATCTCGTTTCTTTTAAATCGAATAACTCTGGTTGTGATTGCAGTTGCTCTTGTGCTGTTTATTGGAGGTAGGTTTGAAATAGCAAGCGCAAATCAACCTAACGCAGAATTAGAAATTCAAAAATTAACATCCTGTTACGCCCTGGGAACTGACGCTATTGGTAGAGGAAATCTACTAGAAGGAAAAAATATTTATCGGGATTGTTTTACTCAAGATTCAGTCCTCACTGCTATTTTTCCTGATGGCGCAAGTGAAACACGTTATGGGACAGATTCTTGGGCAGATTTTGTCTATTCAGTATTTCAAGGAAAT encodes:
- a CDS encoding nuclear transport factor 2 family protein; amino-acid sequence: MEKRRDNGRIVTNAISFLLNRITLVVIAVALVLFIGGRFEIASANQPNAELEIQKLTSCYALGTDAIGRGNLLEGKNIYRDCFTQDSVLTAIFPDGASETRYGTDSWADFVYSVFQGNGYQATQHLIGTINISIENNKATATSYLHATHKRSETSIDVANGTYEDKLIKTNGRWKIRNRTLKLIDFLNLSSPTTASSSTNARSTNSSATFVRPNIPRLKE